The following proteins are co-located in the Psilocybe cubensis strain MGC-MH-2018 chromosome 5, whole genome shotgun sequence genome:
- a CDS encoding Aldehyde dehydrogenase, which translates to MSIELKECLFIAGKFVEGNGERIDVINPATKQKIASVHVAGQKEVDAAVDAAEKAWPAWADGDPSIRSRAMLKLADLVEENANILGQAQSLEMGKPIKDSIIEAYSLAYVYRWFAGAADKIHGKTSLNVPGFFGLEIRQPYGVTAGIIPWNAPLSMLALKTAPALATGNASIIKTSEKSPLSALLFAELVVKAGLPDGILSILSGARETGQLLASHMRIRKIAFTGSAIAGKAVAEAAARSNLKSCTLELGGKSPVIVFEDCDMEDTVTRVLGGFNTNSGQICIAGTRVYVQDIIFDKFAEKLAAAAESYKVGDPTDQSCSSGPQVDILQHKRVLQYIETGKAEGAKVLTGGTAGDDEGFYVKPTIFIDVKDDAIINKEEIFGPVAVLHKFTSEEEVLKRANDTEYGLAAYVFTKDVSRAIRFIKGLEAGQVGVNTTGNAHPDLAFGGWKGSGIGRELGDHAIHAYTEVKTIFIR; encoded by the exons ATGTCAATTGAACTCAAGGAATGCTTGTTTATTGCTGGAAAG TTTGTTGAGGGTAATGGAGAACGAATTGATGTAATTAACCCCGCTACCAAACAGAAGATAGCATCGGTGCACGTCGCAGGACAAAAAGAGGTCGATGCTGCAGTAGACGCTGCAGAAAAGGCATGGCCTGCGTGGGCTGACGGTGATCCATCTATCCGCTCTAGAGCCATGCTCAAACTGGCCGATCTTGTTGAAGAGAACGCCAATATTCTTGGGCAGGCGCAATCATTAGAGATGGGAAAACCCATCAAAGACTCGAT TATTGAAGCCTACAGCCTAGCATATGTCTATCGCTGGTTTGCCGGAGCAGC TGACAAGATACACGGCAAGACTAGTTTGAATGTGCCAGGTTTTTTTGGTCTGGAAATTCGGCAACCTTACGGCGTTACAGCTGGGATCATACCTTG GAATGCTCCACTTTCCATGCTTGCGTTGAAAACGGCGCCAGCCT TAGCTACTGGAAATGCAAGCATCATTAAGACGAGTGAGAAATCACCTCTCAGTGCTCTTCTTTTTGCAGAACTTGTTGTGAAAGCTGG ACTCCCTGACGGTATATTGAGCATCCTAAGTGGCGCCCGAGAGACAGGGCAACTTCTGGCTTCGCATATGCGTATTCGTAAAATTGCTTTTACTGGTTCTGCTATTGCTGGGAAAGCAGTTGCAGAGGCGGCAGCTCGGTCTAACCTAAAGTCATGCACTCTCGAGCTTGGTGGTAAAAGCCCTGTCATCGTGTTCGAGGATTGTGACATGGAAGATACTGTCACCAG AGTTCTGGGTGGATTCAACACCAATTCCGGACAAATCTGTATCGCTGGAACGCGGGTGTATGTACAAGACATAATCTTCGATAAGTTTGCCGAAAAACTGGCTGCGGCGGCCGAAAGTTACAAGGTCGGGGACCCAACTGACCAATCATGTTCCTCGGGCCCGCAAGTCGACATTCTTCAG CACAAACGAGTTCTACAATATATAGAGACCGGGAAAGCTGAAGGTGCTAAGGTTCTAACAGGTGGGACGGCTGGAGATGACGAA GGGTTTTATGTCAAGCCTACTATTTTCATTGATGTTAAGGATGACGCTATAATCAATAAGGAAGAGATATTTGGTCCCGTTGCAGTGCTTCACAAGTTTACTTCAGAGGAGGAAGTGCTAAAAAG AGCAAACGATACAGAGTATGGATTGGCTGCATA TGTCTTCACGAAAGACGTTTCACGCGCTATTCGTTTCATCAAAGGCCTAGAAGCTGGACAGGTCGGGGTTAACACCACAGGCAATGCTCACCCAGACCTGGCTTTCGGTGGCTGGAAAGGTTCTGGAATCGGTCGAGAGCTCGGTGACCATG CGATCCATGCATATACAGAGGTCAAGACGATCTTTATCCGTTAA
- a CDS encoding Cytochrome P450 monooxygenase 74: MSLYTIPHLWGALALAAAIASAIMKFSRRSSAKQPPGPRDIVYYKGLGNSILVLNSLESMQDLLVKKGNVYCSRPYFVVASELMDLVNSTAFTPFGPRWRLHRKFARAALSPSAVKSYESTLAEVASRLNASFLENPDDFCDHVRLAAGGVIMGTIYGITVRSAEDPYIKIAESAMNIISKAVIPGAFIVDLVPALKYLPAWIPFATFHQVGRRGRTMVAELICKPFEYVKSEIPKQEAGTAQPSFTADVLTHEELKMEWGNDAEYEEALKWASASMYAVLNMIMAMATNPEKLKLAQGELDRIVGPNRKPNIKDRDNLPYIHAIIKETLRWHPPLPMDIARSSIDDDYYRGFFIPKNTTVIPNVWAIAHAPNKIYPPETFAPERFLEDNPALDPSAYCFGFGRRYLAMSIKSMPTDCI, encoded by the exons ATGTCTCTCTACACTATTCCCCATCTTTGGGGCGCTTTAGCCTTGGCTGCAGCTATTGCATCAGCTATCATGAAATTTTCAAGGCGTAGCTCCGCAAAACAGCCCCCGGGACCTC GGGACATTGTCTATTATAAAGGCTTAGGAAACTCTATCCTTGTTCTCAATAGCCTGGAGTCCATGCAAGACCTCCTTGTTAAGAAAGGAAATGTGTACTGCAGTCGACCTTACTTTGTCGTTGCCAGCGAGCTTATGGACCTGGTTAAT AGCACCGCCTTCACACCGTTTGGTCCACGATGGCGCTTGCATCGCAAGTTTGCACGTGCAGCACTTAGTCCAAGCGCTGTTAAGAGTTACGAGTCGACTCTTGCCGAGGTGGCAAGTCGCCTCAACGCCTCCTTCCTTGAGAACCCAGACGACTTTTGTGACCATGTTAGACT GGCCGCTGGTGGGGTCATTATGGGTACAATCTATGGAATAACGGTACGGTCCGCAGAAGATCCA TATATAAAAATTGCCGAGTCTGCAATGAACATTATAAGTAAAGCTGTAATTCCTGGAGCCTTCATTGTTGATCTGGTTCCTGCTC TCAAATATTTACCCGCGTGGATACCCTTTGCCACATTTCACCAAGTTGGACGACGTGGACGGACTATGGTAGCGGAACTCATATGCAAACCATTTGAATATGTCAAATCCGAGATA CCCAAACAGGAAGCAGGAACGGCCCAGCCTTCGTTCACCGCAGACGTACTTACTCATGAAGAACTCAAGATGGAGTGGGGAAATGATGCTGAGTATGAAGAAGCTCTCAAGTGGGCATCTGCCTCCATGTACGCAG TATTAAATATGATTATGGCCATGGCGACTAATCCGGAAAAGCTGAAACTTGCTCAAGGAGAGCTGGACAGGATCGTGGGACCTAATCGCAAACCAAATATAAAGGACAGAGACAATCTCCCATATATCCACGCAATTATTAAGGAGACCTTGCGGTGGCATCCTCCACTCCCAATGGATATTGCCAGATCTTCAATTGACGACGATTACTATCGCG GATTTTTCATTCCTAAAAACACTACAGTCATTCCAAATGTATG GGCCATTGCCCATGCTCCCAACAAAATTTACCCCCCAGAAACATTTGCTCCTGAACGCTTCTTGGAAGATAATCCAGCCCTCGACCCATCAGCTTATTGTTTTGGCTTTGGAAGAAGGTACCTCGCTATGTCTATAAAATCTATGCCGACTGATTGCATCTGA